AATCAAATAAAACTTTCTTAATTAACTCCCCAACAAATCTTGACTTCTCAAATTATGCAAATATAAAAGTTCTATCACCTAAAAGTGATAACTATAACAATGATAATAATTTTTCTATAGTGATTAAAATTTCTTTTGAAAAATACACTTTTCTATTTATGGGTGATGCAGAAAAAGAAATCGAAAATCAACTTATTTCTGAAAATATTAATTGTAATTTTCTAAAAGTAGGTCATCATGGCAGTAATACTTCTTCTAGTGAAGATTTTGTAAAAAAAGTATCCCCAGACTTTTCTATTATTTCTGTAGGTAAATATAACAATTATAATCATCCTTCTAAAGCTACATTAGCTACTCTTAATAAATATACAGAGAAAAATATTTTTAGAACAGACATTAATGGCACTATAGATGTTATTATAAAGGACAATAAATGTATCATTAATACTGAAAAATAAATAAAGAGCTATTGCACAATATTAATTTATTGAGCAATAACTCTTTTTCTTACTCTAAATATGGATATACATCAGATGCATATGCTCTTAGTACCTCAGCAACACTCCAAGCTTGTGAATAACATCCCCTACTAGTAGATGGAAAGTCACCATCAAAAATTTCTGCTATACCATTAATACATCCATCTCTCATATGATCTTGGAATAAATAACACATTTCTTTAGCCTTTTCAATTGCCTCTTTAGAGTGATTATTAACCTTACAATATGCAGTAATAAACCCACCAATTAAATATGCCCAAGTAGTTCCCATATGATATGCACAATCTCTATCAATTAATTTTCCAATGTATTTCCCTTTATAATCTTTATCCATATATGAAAGACTTCTTAATCCATATGTATTATATAAATACTTATAAACTGTATCTACAACTTTCTTTTCTTTTTCATCATCTAATATAGAGAAAGGAAGTGCTACTGCCCATATTTGATTTGGACGTATTTTATCATCATATTCTTCAATAACATCATATAAACAATTTTTTTCTTCATTCCAAAACTTATCATTAAATGATTTTTTTACTTTTAAAACTAATTCAGAGTATATACTATACTCTTCACCAAACTCAATTGATAGCCTCTCCAATATATGTAATGCATTATACCATAATGCATTTATCTCTACTGGTTTTCCATGCCTTGGCGTTACAACTAAATCTCCTACTCGTACATCCATCCAAGTAACTTGATCCAATCCATCTCCAGCAAATATTAGCCCATCACTATCCATACCAATTGAAAAATCAGTATTAGTAGAATATGCCTTAAAAATTTCTATAAGCTTAGGATATATTTTTTCTCTAACAAAATCATAACTATCTGTGCTTTTAGAATATTTAAGATATTTATAAACAGCTTGAAAATACCACAAAGATGCATCTACTGTATTATATTCCGGTGGTGTGTTTTCTGCTGGAAATAAATTAGGTATCAATCCATTTTTAACATATCTCGCAAATGACTCTAAGATTTCCTCTGCCTCTTTAAATCTTTTAGGTACTAAAACTAATCCCTCAAAAGCAATCATAGTATCTCTTCCCCAATCAGTAAACCATGGATATCCAGCTAGAATAGTTTTTAAACCAGTACTATTTCTATTTACTATAAAATGATCTCCTGATTTTATAAGATTATTTATAAAATTATCATCATAACCAGCTTTTTCCACTATCTTTTCTACTCTATCTTTATATTCTTCTAATATAGTAAAACCATCTTTATCATCAATTTCTTCAATTGTACATTTTATATAAAATCTTTTCTTTTCAAATGACTTAAGTTTTATATTTATTTCATAAGGTGTAAAATGATTGTCTACTCCCAATGATCCTGTTCTATTATCAATCTTATAATAGTTATTTTCTTCAAATAAATAATTTGGAGTAGCCATTGTAGTAGGAATCAAACTCCTATCATAAAATTCACCCTCAGATATATAAAAGCTTATACTTAATTCTTCATTATCTTTAGGTGTCAATTTTAATATTCTATCTTTTAACTCCATATCAAATTTTAATTCTGATTTCTCACTAAGCTCACCAGCTTGTCTATAGTTAAACAATGGCACAATTTTTAATTTAGAATCTTCCATACCATTTTCAATTTCATAACATACTACAACAGTATTATGACCATATTCCATAGCTATGCTCTTTTTTATATATGTATCATCTACTCTATAAGTGTATTCTGGAATAGTATCAAATGTAAATCTTTCCAAATATATTTGTCCATTTTTTGAGCTATTAACATATTGCTGTGAAGTTAAATCTATTATATTATTTCCAATCATTATTTCCTCTTGAGTTCTTGTGAAAAGAGATACTCTATTTACAGGTGGATTTAATGATGCAACAAGATAGCTATGAAATGCTGTAGCTCCTCCACCTATTATAGTGTTATTGGAATATCCCCCAATTCCATTTCCTATCATCCAAGAAAATTCATTTCCTTCTTCAATAGTTCTCCAACTTGATTTCCCTAATTCATATATTTTTTCCATAACGCCCTCTCTTTTATACAACATTTAATGAAAATGATTACGTAAATTATTATATCATTTATCTATACTGTTAACCACCATTAAATTACATATAAAAAAAGAGATTAGTAAAATACTAATCTCTTTTGGCTCCGTAGAGAGGGCTCGAACCTCCAACCTGTCGGTTAACAGCCGAATGCTCCACCATTGAGCTACTACGGATCATTACCTGGCAACATCCTACTCTCCCACACAGTCTCCCGTGCAGTACCATCGGCCCTCTGAGGCTTAACCATCGTGTTCGGTATGGGAACGGGTGTATCCCTTAGAGGCATCATCACCAGATTTGAAAGATATTGTTCTTTCAAAATTGCATGCTACAATAAACTTTTTTATATACATTGGACAAGCCCTCGACCTATTAGTATCAGTCAGCTAAATATGTTACCACACTTACACCTCTGACCTATCAACCTGGTAGTCTTCCAGGGGTCTTACTGACTTAACGTCATGGGAAATCTTATCTTGAGGTGGGCTTCACGCTTAGATGCTTTCAGCGTTTATCCCTTCCCGACATAGCTACCCAGCTGTGCTCCTGGCGGAACAACTGGTACACCAGAGGTCAGTCCATCCCGGTCCTCTCGTACTAAGGACAGCTCCTCTCAAATTTCCTACGCCCGCGACGGATAGGGACCGAACTGTCTCACGACGTTCTGAACCCAGCTCGCGTGCCGCTTTAATGGGCGAACAGCCCAACCCTTGGGACCTACTACAGCCCCAGGATGCGACGAGCCGACATCGAGGTGCCAAACCTCCCCGTCGATGTGGACTCTTGGGGGAGATCAGCCTGTTATCCCCGAGGTAGCTTTTATCCGTTGAGCGATGGCCCTCCCACGAGGAACCACCGGATCACTAAGCCCGACTTTCGTCCCTGCTCCACTTGTAAGTGTCGCAGTCAGGCTCCCTTCTGCCTTTGCACTCTTCGAACGATTTCCGACCGTTCTGAGGGAACCTTTGGGCGCCTCCGTTACTTTTTAGGAGGCGACCGCCCCAGTCAAACTGCCCACCTAACAATGTCCCGTGACCTGATTCAAGGCCTCCGGTTAGAAATTCAGTACTGTCAGGGTGGTATCCCAAGGATGACTCCACACAGGCTGACGCCCATGCTTCCTAGTCTCCCACCTATCCTGTACAGACAATACCAAATCTCAATGCTAAGCTACAGTAAAGCTCTACGGGGTCTTTCCGTCCAATCGCGGGTAACCAGCATCTTCACTGGTACTACAATTTCGCCGGATTTGCAGTTGAGACAGTGCCCAAATCATTACGCCATTCGTGCGGGTCGGAACTTACCCGACAAGGAATTTCGCTACCTTAGGACCGTTATAGTTACGGCCGCCGTTTACTGGGGCTTAAGTTCACACCTTCGCTTGCGCTAAGTGATCCCCTTAACCTTCCAGCACCGGGCAGGCGTCAGCCCCTATACATCAGCTTTCGCTTTAGCAGAGACCTGTGTTTTTGCTAAACAGTTGCTTGGGCCTATTCTCTGCGGCCTACATTTCTGTAGGCACCCCTTCTCCCGAAGTTACGGGGTCAATTTGCCGAGTTCCTTAACTGCAATTCTTCCGCTGGCCTTAGGATTCTCTCCTCATCTACCTGTGTCGGTTTGCGGTACGGGTACCAAACTCCTCCCTAGAAGCTTTTCTTGGCAGCGTGGAATCAGGTACTTCGCTCATACGAGCTCCCCATCACACCTCAACTTAGTCTCCGGATTTGCCTAGAGACATGTCTAAGTGCTTAGACAGACATCCAATAGTCTGCACACCCTATCCTCCTGCGTCACTCCATTGGTAATAACGTCATTTGGTAGTATCGGAATATCAACCGATTGTCCATCACCTACGCCTTTCGGCCTCGGCTTAGGTCCCGACTAACCCTGGGCGGACGAGCCTTCCCCAGGAAACCTTAGATTTTCGGCCATTGAGATTCTCACTCAATTCTCGCTACTTATGCCAACATTCTCACTCCTGTACAGTCCACCGCTCCTTTCGGTACGACTTCAGCCCATACAGGAAGCTCCTCTACCACTCCGTTAGGAGTCCGTAGCTTCGGTAGTAGATTTTAGCCCCGGACATTTTCGGCGCAAGGTCTCTCGACTAGTGAGCTATTACGCACTCTTTAAATGAGTGGCTGCTTCTAAGCCAACATCCTAGTTGTCTTAGAAACCTCACATCCTTTACCACTTAATCTACATTTAGGGACCTTAGCTGACGGTCTGGGCTGTTTCCCTTTTGACTACGGATCTTATCATTCGCAGTCTGACTGCCTGGGTACAAGTGTATGGCATTCGGAGTTTGATAAGGTTCGGTAAGCCTCGCGGCCCCCTAGCCCATTCAGTGCTCTACCTCCATCACTTAATTTACCAGACGCTAGCCCTAAAGCTATTTCGAGGAGAACCAGCTATCTCCGAGTTCGATTGGAATTTCTCCGCTATCCACAGCTCATCCCATGGTTTTTCAACACCAACGTGGTTCGGTCCTCCACGAGGTTTTACCCTCGCTTCAACCTGGCCATGGATAGGTCACCCGGTTTCGGGTCTACAGCATGCAACTAGTCGCCCTATTCAGACTTGGTTTCCCTTCGGCTACGTACCATAAGTACTTAACCTTGCTGCATACCGTAACTCGTTGGCTCGTTCTACAAAAAGCACGTCGTCACACACATAAGGTGCTTCGACCGGTTGTAGGCACAGGGTTTCAGGTTCTATTTCACTCCCCTCCCGGGGTTCTTTTCACCTTTCCCTCACGGTACTGCTTCACTATCGGTCACTAGGTAGTATTTAGCCTTGGGAGGTGGTCCTCCCTGCTTCCCACAAGGTTTCACGTGTCTCGTGGTACTCTGGATCAGTTCTGACTTTTTCGTTCTTTCGCCTACATGACTATTACATTCTGCGGTGCAACTTTCCAGTTGTCTTCGACTAGAATTCCAAAGTATTTATGAACTGTCCGCAACCCCAAGAGCAAGCTCTTGGTTTGGGCTCTTTCCGTTTCGCTCGCCGCTACTCAGAAAATCGATGTTTCTTTCTCTTCCTCCGGGTACTTAGATGTTTCAGTTCCCCGGGTTACCTTCCTTAAGCTATGTATTCACTTAAGGATACATGAGGTTTCTCATGTGGGTTTCCCCATTCGGAAATCTGTGGATCACGGCCTATGTGCGGCTACCCACAGCTTATCGCAGCTTATCACGTCCTTCATCGGCTCCTAGTGCCAAGGCATTCGCCCTGCGCCCTTTGTAGCTTGACCTATCATTTATTCTACTATAAACTGCGCATTACTTCGTCAGCTACGTCGCTCATTTCGTTCACATACAAAAGTATTGTTCACTCATTCGCTCCTTGCTTCCTCGTACTGCTTGTTTCTAGCGAATAAATCTATACAATCTTTACTAGATTAGTATAGGTATATAAATCAGTAAATCTATAATAGATTTTAAAGTCTTTATTGTAACTATGCAATTTTCAAAGAACAATCTGCTCTACTATAAGCTTCGCATTACTTCGTCAGCTACGTCACTCATTTCGCTCATATACATAAGTATTATTCGCTCATTCGTTCCTTGCTTCCTCGTACTGCTCGCTTCTAGCGAACATATAATTTTGAAAGATTCTATGATCTTTCAAAATTGAACAGAAGACATAAACCTTTTTGCTTAGGTTCTCCCTAAACATATATCCTTAGAAAGGAGGTGATCCAGCCGCAGGTTCTCCTACGGCTACCTTGTTACGACTTCACCCCAATCACTAATCCCACCTTCGGCCGCTGGCTCCTTGCGGTTACCTCACGGACTTCGGGTGTTACCAGCTCTCATGGTGTGACGGGCGGTGTGTACAAGGCCCGGGAACGTATTCACCGCGACATTCTGATTCGCGATTACTAGCAACTCCAACTTCATGTAGGCGAGTTGCAGCCTACAATCCGAACTGGGATGAGTTTTTGAGTTTTGCTCCACCTCACGGTTTTGCGTCTCTTTGTACTCACCATTGTAGCACGTGTGTAGCCCTAGACATAAGGGGCATGATGATTTGACGTCATCCCCACCTTCCTCCGCGTTAACCACGGCAGTCTTGCTAGAGTGCTCAACTTAATGGTAGCAACTAACAATAAGGGTTGCGCTCGTTGCGGGACTTAACCCAACATCTCACGACACGAGCTGACGACAACCATGCACCACCTGTCTTCCTGTCCCCGAAGGGACTTCCTCGATTAAGAGTAATTCAGGAGATGTCAAGTCTAGGTAAGGTTCTTCGCGTTGCTTCGAATTAAACCACATGCTCCGCTGCTTGTGCGGGCCCCCGTCAATTCCTTTGAGTTTTAATCTTGCGACCGTACTCCCCAGGCGGAATACTTAATGCGTTTGCGACGGCACGGAGGTCATGACAACCCCCACACCTAGTATTCATCGTTTACGGCGTGGACTACCAGGGTATCTAATCCTGTTTGCTCCCCACGCTTTCGAGCCTCAGCGTCAGTTATCGTCCAGTAAGTCGCCTTCGCCACCGGGGTTCTTCCTAATCTCTACGCATTTCACCGCTACACTAGGAATTCCACTTACCTCTCCGACACTCTAGACCTCCAGTTTGAAATGCAGCACCCAAGTTGAGCTCGGGTATTTCACATCTCACTTAAAGGTCCGCCTACGCTCCCTTTACGCCCAGTAAATCCGGACAACGCTTGCCACCTACGTATTACCGCGGCTGCTGGCACGTAGTTAGCCGTGGCTTCCTCCTTTGGTACCGTCATTATCGTCCCAAAAGACAGGGCTTTACGATCCGAAAACCTTCATCACCCACGCGGCGTTGCTGCATCAGGCTTTCGCCCATTGTGCAATATTCCCCACTGCTGCCTCCCGTAGGAGTCTGGACCGTGTCTCAGTTCCAATGTGGCCGATCACCCTCTCAGGTCGGCTACGCATCGTCGCCTTGGTGAGCCGTTACCTCACCAACTAGCTAATGCGCCGCGGGTCCATCTTATAGCGGATTGCTCCTTTAAAGCTAAAGCCATGCGACTTCTACTTCTTATGCGGTATTAATCTTCCTTTCGGAAGGCTATCCCCCTCTATAAGGCAGGTTACCCACGTGTTACTCACCCGTCCGCCGCTAACTCCACTCCCGAAGGAGCTTTGTTCGCTCGACTTGCATGTGTTAAGCACGCCGCCAGCGTTCGTCCTGAGCCAGGATCAAACTCTCAATTTAAAAAGTTCCTTCGAATTAATTAATAATTCTGTATTAGTATTCTACTATAAACTACGCATTACTGCGTCAGCGTCGTCGTTCACTCGTTCACATACAAAGTATAGTTCACTCATTCACTCCTAGCTTCCTTGTCCTGCTCGTTTCTAGCGAATAGGAAACTCTTGCAAGTTTGATTACTAGCTTAGTACTAGTTTGCTGACATTTTATTCTACTATTAACTGCGCATTGCTTCGTCATCTACAAAACTCATTCGTTTTTTGCTTCCTCGCCCTGCTTGTTCCTAGCGAATAAATTATATAATGTCAATTTAAAGAATTAACTGGTTATATGTTTCTTCTGTTCAATTTTCAAAGATCATATTCTATCAATGTCACTACTCCGTCGCAGCGACATTGACTATTATATATTTATATTTTAAATTAAATTTATATATATTTGAGCATTATTTGAAATTATAATTATTTTTCTCGCTTTTTCTTAATTTTATAGTTATATTTCATTATTGATACACTTGGCATAGTTTTTTATTATTTTAATATTTAACCTTAAATTTATAAAAGAAGTATTATAGAATAGATAAAACTATCTTATAATACTTCTTCCTAAAATCATATATTTATATTAATCTCCAAAACATATACCTATACTTCTTGCAGTTCTTACTAACTCACCATCAGGATCTACATTTTTAGTTTCTCCGAT
Above is a genomic segment from Clostridium bornimense containing:
- a CDS encoding ComEC/Rec2 family competence protein; amino-acid sequence: MKKVYILLLILFPFFISDSGTLEPELSVTFFNVESADSILIKAPDTTILIDGGDEDTKKSLVYSLKKRGVNSIDHLILTHPHKDHFGGLDAIVTNFKIHNFYTSTIDSENEEFLSLLELIKNKSNKTFLINSPTNLDFSNYANIKVLSPKSDNYNNDNNFSIVIKISFEKYTFLFMGDAEKEIENQLISENINCNFLKVGHHGSNTSSSEDFVKKVSPDFSIISVGKYNNYNHPSKATLATLNKYTEKNIFRTDINGTIDVIIKDNKCIINTEK
- a CDS encoding amylo-alpha-1,6-glucosidase gives rise to the protein MEKIYELGKSSWRTIEEGNEFSWMIGNGIGGYSNNTIIGGGATAFHSYLVASLNPPVNRVSLFTRTQEEIMIGNNIIDLTSQQYVNSSKNGQIYLERFTFDTIPEYTYRVDDTYIKKSIAMEYGHNTVVVCYEIENGMEDSKLKIVPLFNYRQAGELSEKSELKFDMELKDRILKLTPKDNEELSISFYISEGEFYDRSLIPTTMATPNYLFEENNYYKIDNRTGSLGVDNHFTPYEINIKLKSFEKKRFYIKCTIEEIDDKDGFTILEEYKDRVEKIVEKAGYDDNFINNLIKSGDHFIVNRNSTGLKTILAGYPWFTDWGRDTMIAFEGLVLVPKRFKEAEEILESFARYVKNGLIPNLFPAENTPPEYNTVDASLWYFQAVYKYLKYSKSTDSYDFVREKIYPKLIEIFKAYSTNTDFSIGMDSDGLIFAGDGLDQVTWMDVRVGDLVVTPRHGKPVEINALWYNALHILERLSIEFGEEYSIYSELVLKVKKSFNDKFWNEEKNCLYDVIEEYDDKIRPNQIWAVALPFSILDDEKEKKVVDTVYKYLYNTYGLRSLSYMDKDYKGKYIGKLIDRDCAYHMGTTWAYLIGGFITAYCKVNNHSKEAIEKAKEMCYLFQDHMRDGCINGIAEIFDGDFPSTSRGCYSQAWSVAEVLRAYASDVYPYLE